The following coding sequences lie in one Apium graveolens cultivar Ventura chromosome 1, ASM990537v1, whole genome shotgun sequence genomic window:
- the LOC141660675 gene encoding uncharacterized protein LOC141660675 gives MATQRNQNQNNQNNNIDPSRIYYIHPSDASTTQLMSVKFNGDGFHYWKRSMLLTLSAKNKLGFVDGTIAIPSTTAIDYKYWERCNSLVISWLLYNLNESIANSVLFMQTAKEIWDDLEERFGYASMTQIYSLEQ, from the coding sequence ATGGCTACTCAACGTAATCAAAACCAAAACAATCAGAATAACAATATTGATCCCTCAAGGATATACTATATCCATCCATCTGATGCGTCTACTACGCAATTAATGTCTGTGAAGTTTAATGGTGATGGATTTCATTATTGGAAGAGGTCAATGCTGCTTACACTCTCTGCTAAAAATAAGCTAGGGTTTGTTGACGGAACAATTGCAATACCATCTACTACAGCTATTGATTACAAGTATTGGGAGAGATGTAATAGTCTAGTAATTTCTTGGTTGTTGTACAATCTTAATGAGAGTATAGCAAATAGTGTACTATTTATGCAAACTGCGAAAGAGATTTGGGACGATCTAGAAGAGCGATTTGGTTATGCTTCTATGACACAGATTTACTCATTGGAACAATAA
- the LOC141662155 gene encoding polygalacturonase inhibitor-like codes for MLVLLFLILLPSGVSSSEPCHPDDIYSILAFKNSFSNGDILRSWSSNMDCCYIFGCENNRVIDFTITNSELSGSIKPDAFAGFTYLQRLRIHKLPFLVGEIPRSIENLTHLTYLEINWTNVTGHVPNNLSKLKNLMILDFSFNKLYGFVPPSLPLLPSIFAISLDRNQLTGSLPESYGHFSTTLNLPVLILSHNKLSGKLPISLGTMNFSRIDLSRNNFSGDASMLFGEDKGGQLLDISRNNFEFDFSKVGFMNEDLVALDISHNKIYGKILSKITEAFMLQQLNMSYNRLCGEIPKGWKLKYRQEGFDNSSFSHNRCLCGATTRKKSIDIAFWPMSMLFLNRY; via the coding sequence ATGTTGGTTCTCTTGTTCTTGATCCTATTACCCTCTGGAGTTTCTTCATCCGAGCCATGCCACCCTGATGACATATACTCCATCTTAGCATTCAAAAACAGCTTCTCCAATGGAGATATCTTGCGTTCTTGGTCATCCAATATGGATTGTTGTTACATATTTGGGTGCGAGAATAATCGTGTCATTGACTTCACTATAACAAATTCTGAACTCTCGGGTTCGATAAAACCAGATGCATTTGCTGGTTTTACTTACCTCCAGAGACTAAGGATTCACAAACTACCATTTCTTGTTGGTGAAATTCCTCGTTCAATCGAAAATTTGACACACTTGACATATTTGGAGATAAATTGGACCAATGTAACTGGACATGTACCAAATAATCTCTCAAAGCTCAAAAATCTgatgattcttgatttctccttcAATAAACTTTATGGCTTTGTCCCACCTTCACTTCCTTTACTACCAAGTATTTTTGCTATCAGCCTCGACAGAAACCAACTTACTGGATCTTTACCCGAATCTTATGGTCATTTTTCCACCACTTTGAACCTGCCAGTTCTCATACTATCTCATAACAAGCTTTCAGGGAAACTACCGATTTCTTTAGGTACTATGAATTTCTCGCGTATTGATCTTTCAAGAAATAATTTTTCAGGAGATGCATCAATGCTTTTTGGTGAAGACAAAGGTGGTCAACTTCTTGATATATCTAGAAATAACTTTGAGTTTGATTTCTCAAAGGTTGGTTTTATGAATGAAGATTTGGTAGCACTTGATATATCTCACAATAAGATATATGGGAAAATACTATCAAAGATTACAGAAGCTTTCATGCTGCAGCAGTTAAACATGAGTTATAACAGATTGTGTGGGGAGATACCAAAAGGATGGAAATTGAAGTATCGTCAAGAGGGATTTGATAATTCATCATTTTCTCATAATCGGTGCTTGTGTGGagccactacaagaaaaaagtccatagacatcgctttttggccgatgtctatgttgtttctCAACCGAtattga